The sequence AAGGACAAAGACCACATTTGCATTTAGGCAGTGCTTCATACTCTTGAAGTTCATCCCAAAGGCTTTTCATTTTGTTGTAGTAATCAGCAACTGTCTGACCATTCTGTTTCATGTTGGAGATTTCCTTCATGATTTCATAAACTCTGGTTTCATTCATGACAGAGTACCTGCCCTTTAAGTCTTCCCATAAATCTTTAGCTGTCTTCCAGGTAGATACACTCTGGAGAATGTCTGGTGCAACTGAATTTGTAAGCCATGTTTTGATAAGGCCATTTGCCTGTTTCCACAGAGGATAGAGTTCATCTTCAACAGCTGGTGTTGGAAGGGATCCATCAATAAATCCCATTTTGTTTCTGGCTTCTAGTGCATTGATGAAGTTTGCACTCCAAACTTGATAATTGGCTCCATTTAACTCCAAAGAAATTAGTTTAGAAACAGAGAAGTCATTTGGCAAAATGTTGTAGGGGTTAAGAAAAGGGTTTGTGGTGTTAGATGGAGCTGGAATGCAGACGGGTGCATTTTGAGATGGAGTAGGTAGAAGAGGTGGTAATGAATTATGGTTGGGGAGAGACTGAGGAGGATAGTTTAGAATTGGAGTGGGTGGTGCCATGCCAGTGGTATTGTCGTTCAAACTTGATGTAGGTTGAGTACTTGTATTTGCATTTTCAGCTGTGTTTACAGCTGTGGTAGCAGAAAGAGCTTGAATAGCCCTCATCAATTGAGATACTTCAGAGATCGATTCTGAAGTCATATTAGCATTAGCTGCAGGTGCAGCCATGATTGTGGAAAGAGCTTGAGCTTTCCTCAAGAATTGAGTTAACTCAAATATAAAATCTAAGTTCATGAAGGAGTTagtgggtggtggtggtggtggtggtgatggtggtggtggtggtggtggtggtggtaaatcggtaagctccgataccatattataTTTTGTATCTAACAAAATATCTTGATTGTTTGCAGAACAAGAAGATCAAGAAGAGTGAGAAGAAGCAGAGgatggagagaagaagaagatggatgaATAGTTTTTCATTTCAAAAGTGTCTCTTACAACGGCTCAATTGAGCTTTTATATGTAAAGTAGACAATACTGTCATGAACAGCATGTCTGTACAAGTGATAAGACTAAAgtgaaacaaaatatttaaatgaaATATAATTGGGCTTAATTGAGTTGACTAGCCCATTTGTGAATAACAACAAAACTTAAAAGAAGCCCAACTACTAAAGAGAACTAAGCCTACAAGAGGCAGGCCCAAGATCAAAGGGGCACAAACCAGAATGAAGAAATTGATTTAACTCGTAGCACCAATGAATCGTAGCTGAAGAAGGAAGAAACGCAGCGGAGATTCTTTCAATCAGATCAGGGAATTGAGGCGAGAAGTTATATGTATATGCCAACAATCCCTCAACCAAAGATAAAGATGCCATGGTTAGGCATATACTCATCCCTGGTGATACTCATGGTTCGAGTCCTATGTAAGTTATAATCCCTGGTGATACTCATGGTTCGAGTCCTATGTAAGTTATAATAATTTATCTCCCTCCCCGTCTAGTTATGGAGATTGGAGAGGCTTCATCTTAGTTATATCTATTTATACCTTCCACTCTAGTTACGTAGTAAATATAAAATCCACCAAAACAAAGGTCAAGTATAGTATACTAATCATGCAACTAGCCTAGCCTGCACATAAATACAAGCCAATAATTCAAATGACATTTGCTAATTAAACATACcacaaatacaaattaatattcttGTGTCAACTCTCACAAAATACAAACACAACAGCAACTTATTTTGTTCAACATGCAGGTTTGATAAAATACAATCCAATAGAAATAGTTCATAAGAGATGTAATTAATTAACTTCTCACAATCCAATAGAAAAAAGTTCGAGCAATCCGTTGATAAACATAGCCCCTGAGGCACCCAATTTTGTTCCCTCTTTAGCCACTCTGTAAAGgacagaaaatataaaaaagcaATTTAATCAGTTCCAAGATCGATATTATttaataatatgtatatattttctcattcTTGGCATTTGAGATTTATTATTAAAAGCTGACATGAATAATGGGTTAATTTTTGAGCTACAAACAAGAGAATTAAACATTTTTGAGCTAGCAATGTATAACAAGTTTAGTCGTATATATTTTCAAGAACATAATAGTAAGATCACCCAACTCAAAAGGTGATCATATTACTATATATGTTCACCTGTTGAGTTGGGTGATCATATTAGTATGTGCAGTGGATGCATCTGGTGCCTatctattaaataaataaattggttTACATCCTCAATATCTTTAACATAAAATTacataaattaattttgtttgaacataATGTACCTGTGAAGGAGGATTTGGAGTCTCTGGAGCATCCACCTTTTGATATAGTTGTTCAATTTGTGCCATCATTCTCATCATCATGGATTTCACCTCTTGCATATCTCCTATAGTGATAGGACGACGTCCATCTCCCATGAAACCAAGTCGTCCATTCTCTTCTTGCCCTAATTGCTCTTGTTCCATAGGCAATTCTTGATTATGgttctaaaaaaatatataaataacttGATCATGATGTGCTTCGATTAATCTAGCtgaacatacatacatacatatatgtgtgtgtatatatatatatacgcatcAACAACACATTCATTGAGGAAATAGGGCTACACTTACTAGCCCATTGGTATACAAATCTACGAACTGTTGTTGTTTTCTCATCTTTGCGTTCAGGATATCAATTTTGGATTGAAGTTCCATAGTATTATTAGCTTCTGCCTGCAATTTTTTTGTCAAAGATTCTTTCGTACGTTCAAGTTTGTTAGTTTTTGTCTTGAGTTGTCGCAACTCCTCCTCCATTTTTTCGACATGTTCCTGCaatatgtacatatatgcaTACAATTAATAAAAGCACGTTGCATTCACTGAGGGAGTTAATTAATCTATGTATTAGCTAACCTGATTCCAATGCATAGCATCAAGTTTTTGTTGTAGATCCCCAATGGTTTGATTTGATCTTTTAATTTCAGAACTAAGCTGCTCAATCTGAGTGGCTGAAATCTGCAACTTTTGATCCATCAAGTTTTTTTCCTTATTCAATGACTCATTTTCACTTTCAAGGGCTTTCATTTTACTCTTGGTAGCTTGCTGCTCCCCTTCTATTCCCTTATAGTATTCCTGCACCATCAATCCAAAAAAATGTATTTGTAGTGTGTAGATCGATCCATTCTCCAAGTTAACCAGTTAACATACATTTCTTTTCTACCATGTCAAATATaactataattaattaagaaaatgcaaatagaaacaaaatttaattaactAAGCAGAAGagataagtatatatatattaccctTTTTTTGTCACGGCTTTTCTTATCAGcagctctttttcttttctttttttcatcatcatctagaggggttcctttcctttttttgctACATGGTCCAGCAGCTTGATCGTGAATTGCTTGATGTTGGCTAATTGGATCCTCGATTTCTTGAGTACCAACCGGCGGATTGATAATCACTGTTCATGCAGCACTTTATCCATCTAACATAAAatggaaaaggaaaggaaaagaaaaaagaaaaaagaaaacctacTGCGTGCATGTATTTATGAATGAATTATAGTACCTTAAAAACTAATacataattttaataattatgaATGAATTACCTTGATTTGGCCAGCCAGAGTCTCCCTCTGAATTTCTTTGTTTGTCATGATCTATGTACAAAATGCCAAAGAATTTTATAGGGAATGTCAATGTTTgttcaaacataaattaatgAGGTAAAACAACAAAAACGAAAGGGGATTAGTTTACACTAGTACTGCTTGGTTGTTTTTACTATAACTAGTAATTGACTGTTTTAGGATTTACTATTATATATACACTTCGATCTCAAACATTCAGTACACATTATACTCATGTTAGATTGAATGTCCACAACAAACATAAATCAAAGCTTAATTCTGCTCTAATCTGATCTACTACAATACATAGTTGGAGAAGGAATTAGCACTAACTTgaccaacaaaaaacaaaaggttaagAGCTTATCAGTACTACTTTGTTGTTTTAACCATAATTAGTAATACTCTGttttaggatatatatatatatatacatgtcaagCATTCACTACACAGTATAGGTACTGATGTTGGCTTGAATTTCTACAACAAACATAAATCAAAGCTTCTATTAATTACAACATAAATGACGCCCTTTTTCATGTATCTGATTATATATGGAAGGAGGATACTATCCAAAAATACGGCCTAATTTACTTGTCTTAAAACAATTGATAAATACGGCCTAATTtgaatgttttgttttacagAACCACAGAACATTAAAATCCTAGATAAACAAAAACCTGAAACTCAATATATAAATTCGTTGccatatatatctacatatcAATTCTGCTCCGATCTGATCTGCTGTAGAAGGAATTACCAGTAAGTTGACCATAACATGAGTCAACCCAAGTGACATACTTAATACACACAGATCCAAATAACTCTTCAGAACATCGACATGTGTATAATTACAATTCCTTACATATACTCACCATCATCAAAGTTGAAGTATGTATCGATGGAGTCCTCGAAACCCTCGCTGAAGTACATAATGGTTTCTCAATCTACACCCGCCCTGGTCCTGcaagaataaagaagaaaataaaaagcttAGGTTAACTCAAGCTATATATGTATAAAGAGGTTCGCCTACGATTACGAACGATGGATATAATTTGTAATCGTTCGATGGGCGAATAAGGATTAAGGGGGCATTGATGTACCTGTCATTTTCAGctaagaaaatgagaaaatgagcTTTTGTAATGCTTGCCATGGATCCTctattttattaatttgatgGCCCAGGGACTCAAAGTTGGGTTAGGGGTCAACATCGGGCTAGCCTGGGCCCAATTTTGAGAATTTGGTTTCGGGCTGGGCCAAGCAGCTAAGGTTCGAGCCTTTGGGCCAAGCTTGACTTTTGacttttaaataattatatgtattatgtatagaTACACATACAATGCACATACATATACTCCCAGAcagtgcacatatatatatgcatattataaATAATGTATGGTGTCGGGCTTCAAGCCAGCCCAAAATTGACCCGAGGTGTCAGGCTTCGGGCCGGGCACGACTCAagaaatggagcccaggcccgcTCGAGGCATAGGGACGGGTTGCCCAGGCCAGATGCAATTTCGGGTCGGGCATAGGCTCGTGGGCCAAATGTTGACCCCTAACTGGACACACCGATAAGTTTTTAAGGTCTCATTTATGATGGGCCAAGCATGGGGGAATGGTGTTTGGCTTGTCCCCATGCTAGCTTGCTTTTCCTCAAAGCTAACCCACAAGTCTGATGACATACATGTTGCAATTGCTTCTCGTCGAATGAAAAGCAGCATTTTCCTTTGCGACTTCACACCACTCTTGCTTCGATAGATCTGACGTCAATGACGGCCGTCCACCATTCGGTCACGCATCTCTCTTCCATTTTCATTGCAAACTAGGTAAGCTCATCACACTCATTCTTCAATTTCCTGTAAGGATTGTTCAAATTGGGTTTAACTCTACTgccattttcttttcaaatgaaTACAGGTGTGAGAGTTTGGTGTGTTAAACAAAGTTGCTACACTTGTATGTCTATTTGTATATGTGAATTCATATTGTTGTGTCTGTGCATATAATTGCATTCGGTTGAAGTGATGGTTGAGTCTCCCGTGAACCTACAAGTATGGTCACAAACAGCCATATGCATTGATGCATAATGTGTCCAAAAGTATATAATTGTATTGTTATACTGTGCACATGTGATTCATGCATCAAAGTTATATAATTGTAAAGTTATACTGTGTACATGTGATACACATGTAGTGATAATTGTCGGCAATATTTTTAGGCGCATGCAGATGGGGTGTGCTTGCATTGTCGGGTAGTCCAAAATGTAGGAATAAATTGCATGACAATTAATTTTGGCTCCAAATGTTGGCATAAATGAAGTCATCAAATGGAAACCATTGTAGAGTGCTCAATTTCATTCCCTAACCACATCACACATTCACAATCTCCAACGCCTTTTATTGTCCCCAACAATGGGcaaccattgtggttgctcttacagccaatcaaattcatcaacatGCGTCTGTAGTTGTTTGTATTGATGCTCAATATAAATCATTTATGTGTCATATCAACATTGGACAAAAGTCTAAAGTACCGCTTATGCAACTCATTTCAGTGCTGATAGGCTAGCCAACTTTGGTTTTGATTTGTCTCAGGGAGTGCATTTCTTCTGTTATCTTCTTATTTTCTGTATTCCTTCTCTTTGGGATGACATTATAGGGATATCCCGACCCAAACTTTGTCCAGTTTaataaaactttttttctctttaaaaaaaaatgagcatGAAAACTTCATTTCAAATAAGCTTAGAAAGGTGGTTCACGGTTTGTTAGAAGATATGTTCAAGAACAAGTGCGAGCATTCAATTAGATGTTAACATTTCCTCATTTTTTGCACCCAAGTCATGCCTTCGAGTAATTATTCCGTGATCATGACGCACTACGTCATACACTTATGTAGTTTACAATAAGCAATAAAACGGTGTTAATATACGGGTGCATGACTCGGAACAAAATTCaacaagagttttttttttctttcttatccctcttaaaagaaaattgaaaactcctcaaaaaagaaaagacccaaaaaaaattgtgttgtcGTGAAATaacctttaaaaaaatttcagaggCAACACCCCGCTAAACTTgttcaaacaaatcaaaatacaaTAGTTCACCCCATCATCAATTCCTGGCGTTACTCTTGACTCCAACTAGTGGCTTGGGTGTCCACTCTAGCTAGTGGCTTGAGTGTCCACGTTTGCTTATGTAGTCAAGTTGTATTAACTTCTGAAtgattatattgaaagattaatTTTGATAATTAAGTGTCCCTCCCAATAGGAGTTGAGAAAACATGAATGTAAATactgtagaaaatcccactatggcacaacccagagccagcctccccaccatctcggcctattgggccgtggcagttcccagcccaccttcctggaaaaggctggacaattggttgaagacttgggcaagcttataaactagacaccaagcccctcaacaatcgatgtgggatttttatccctttaacacctttttaaCAAATACAAATGAATGTGGGAAACAATTTTGTGGATACCTTTACTTCTGTCTTTAGGTTTAGTTCGTAAATTAGATCACATTACTTCTTTGTGCTTTTGTTCAACtaattagttttatttaattgatcCATTCCGGTCAAGGCACAAAAAGTTActaatttttataattaattgagACATGTCAAATGAGCAATCATACGGGGTACGTCCGATAATTCGGAACCCGACCCCGTGACACTCctaatttttataattaattgagACATGTGAAATGAGCAATCATACGGGGTACGTAAGAATTAGGAGTGTCACGGGGTCGGGTCCCGAATTATCGGATTGAGTTTGACCTGACCTGTGTTGTTTGACAGGGGAGTGACCTGCCCGATAACTCTATTAAGAGGTCACTGAGTTATTGGGTCTCGGGTTTCTCGAATCGGGTTCCGGGTTACCCGGTAAGTGTTGCATAATATAAATAAGATGTTTCGTACACAGAGATTCCATCGGATTCTTCCTCTTCAATCCGACTAATTTTTGTGGAGGCGGCTCGAATACTTGGAATCTCACTTTATCTTCTCAGATCTAAGTATGGTTGCCGTCgatctctcaaattgctgaagAATTGGGTGATTGTGGTGACTGGTAAGTCGTAATAGTCTTGCAGTTGGAGTGAGAGGTAATTGGTTCTGAAGCACCTCTTGTGCCCATAATCTTCAAGTCTTTATAGATATGGTACATTGCAATTGAACCCTTGAAAGAttacaaaaacaagaaagagtAGCTTtattcatcaaagtggatctagGTAAACGTGTAATATTTATATGCAGGGTTGCAAGAGTAGGAGAGTATTAGGGCACTTGTAATGGTAAAATGTTATTGgatcaacaaagatgttgtcttttgttgatgtgactgtattgtgaaacgtgttttgcttatatGGTTGTATTGTgagaagtgttttgttgatgtggatgtattggtattttgtgttttggtgtagttttgttgtggataatatggaagaatgaaatgttgttggtctccatgttgggtggaaagagaaaatgtatgaaaatttgtgttttgctgatatgactgtattgaaagatgtgttttgttgatgtagttgtattagaatacgtgtttgacttgactttttgtctaatagagatgagacTCAAGATTAATTTTGTCGAAGATATTAGCACTTACACCATTACAAGTGCCCTTAGAGACATAGACTCATAGTGAATGTTGCTTGCGATTAGCCGATTACCCTAGAGGCTTTAAGACTGATGTATTTGCTTAGGCTGCATGTCCCACATCGTGAAAACATAGAAaagcacaagaaaaaaaagctaTAAAATCACAAAGAAGTCCACTGTTATTCATATGCTTAAGTGTAATGTGTTATTTAATCGAGTTATCGGATCATTCGATAACTCGAAAAAGTGTTTAAAGTGTTGACTCGGGATTCGACCCTAGTCTCCGGGTCGGGTTTCAACCAGACCAATAAAATGACTATTGGTTGGCCCTATAAATACGGGTCGGGCCTGGTCATCGTTGGTTTGGGTTTAAAAGCCCGATGGACACCTAATAAGAGTCTTTCCTTGCTTCTTCCATACGTTTATACTTGTGACATTTCTTCTCTTCGACCTCGTCCATCTCCCACGAGACCAAACCTTCCGTTCTCCTCTTGTCCTAATTCAATTCCGTTCTCCTGTTGTCCTTAGCAAGCAATTAGGGCTAAATCAATTCCGCTCTCCTCTTGTCCTTAGCAATTAGGGCAAGGAAAAATGGGAAAAATGAGAGATTTGGTTTAGGGCAAGAAGAGAATGGGAGATTTGGTTTCTTGgacaaatttcattattttttttttccttgcaggCCCAGGGTTTGTTCGGAGGACTCCATTGGTGCTTGCTTCCACTTTCCCGATGGTAAGGTTATGTAATGAatcgtaatatatatatatatatatctgatgAGTTCGATCTGTATGAGTTGTTCTGCTTTTCTATTCCCAATTTTATGATGAATTGGATCTGTATGGGTTGTCCTGCTTTTCTATCCCCAATTTGTCTTCCTCTTTCGTCTTCCAATGGGTTGTTCTGCTTCTCTATCCCTAATTTGTCTTCACCTTCGTCTTCTAATGGGTTGTTCTGCTTCTCTATCCCcaattttcttcctctttcctCTTCCAATGATCTGTTCTGCTCCTCGATCCCCAAATCCCCAATTTGTCACTCTTCCTTGTATGCAATCTCACTGGCCAAATTTTCCTGAATTATCGAATTCCCATCCTACCCTTTTGGATTTGAGTTGCTAACTTTGATTTCCACTCCATTTGGGTTCAAAATCTCCTTCCTCTACACTTGTGTAATCAAGCTTTTGTTTATTGAATTTCTGAATTGGTTTCTTCCTTAATTTACGTGTAAGTAGTTGGTGgacttgaatttaataataCTTGGCTGTGTGTTTGTTTCCGATCTTGCTTGGCCATTTTGCCTTACCTTATCACAATAAAGGCGGGTTGCGGGACATTTTGTCTTCTTCCAAAGATGTGGTTTCTAAAGAATATATGAACGGGCTCAGATGTAGCTCAAGTTTTGTTTCAGTTGTTCTCATACTTTCCATGGGTTTCTTTTAAGCTCTTAGTTTGGCTCGTCATACAATGCTGCTAGAGATACCTGAACTTTGCAAATGCGGGGTTCATCCCTATTACGTTTTGGTATGTGTGCATGCGTGGTGGAGCATGGTCTACGAGTTTATTTTGaactgaattttaaaaaaaaaaaagccttttGGCCTTGAAATATTAATGGGAAGAGCCATCCCAAGATCTGGCTTGCTTGATATGTTCTGTGTACAAACACATTCAAGTGATCCCCAACACAACTTCGCGTCAATGTTGGGGTACTTTACTATCTGTGCAATACTTGGAGGTTGAAAGGTTATTTCATTGCTGCCATATAATCATCCAATTTTACTGGAAACAGTTAAGAGAAAGGTTAATGCTTCAGTGATTTCTGTTGATTTCATTGCATCTGTGTTGATTCTGAATTTCTTCTCAGAGTACGGATGATGGTGAATCTATAACCTTATATAGCAAGGTAAATAAAGCGTTTAAGGTAGTCATTTATTTCCCCACAATTGGTATATCTTTGCATAAGAAGAAGGTCAAGCAAAAGCAGCCAAAATGGAGGTTCCAACAACTCAGCTTGTTGGGGCCTTAGTTCCTGGACAATTAGGTGTTGCATATCCCCGTGCACCAAATGTAAGGGCGATACCGCCAGCGAAAGTTTTCTGTCAAATTATGTTCTTTTTCACAGTGCTGCTGTTAGGTGTCTGGGAATAGGAACTCTGGGTTGTTTCTTCCATTTCCTTTCTGCTCTCATGTTTACCAATTGGAAGATTGACACTGTTTCTATTTTTGATCACCATCATTATTCTCTATCATTACCATCATGACATCATGTGAAGcgttctttgaaattttttctaTAAATGATTCATATGTTTCATGTCAGTCAAAATTTCATTTCACATTCGTGGTACAGACTGCATCTCACTAGGATTCTAACCTTTTTAGATTTTGAAATCACCTTGGAATTTGAAGTTAGCAGAGAGTTAACCTCACCCTTACCGAAATATGGTTAAAGAATTTGAGTTACTAGGTCCTTTTCCTTGGCTTGAGTATGCTTATGGAAACCAAGACATTTCAAGGTTCTCTTGATGCTTGGTTGGCGCATGTGTATGAGGGATATATGGTTGTCTATGTTTCATTTCTGTCATTGAGGTTATTTATGTATAGCACATGCTCTTAGTCCTTTGTTTGCATAAATATAGACTAAGAGGTGTTTCTATTTGTACAATTCTTTGTTTTGTAAATCACTCTCCATGTGTTCAGTCTATGTCATAAAGCAAACTAAACTTCTCTCTACCTCTCTGTCTATCCATCTATTGGCTGGAAACATTGTGGTTGTCCCTTTGTTTGCATAAATATAGACTAAGATGTGTTTCTATTTGTACAATTCTTTGTTTTGTAAATCACTCTCCATGTGTTCAGTCTATGTGGTAAAGCAAACTAAACTTCTCTCTACCTCTGTCTATCCATCTATTGGCTGGAAACTACGTGGTTGTCATTTGTTAGTTCTCCCTTGCTGTAGTGATTCTTTCCCCTtgtgtttttgagaaatttccgGCTTTGccagaggggggggggggggcattCAACTTTAGTATGCACATATGAGACTAATCGCAAGGGCTATCCATGTCTTAGTTTAGCCATGCTTAAGTTGTTTTtccttctgttttgttttttgggtttttggggGAATCCAGCAGGGAAGGGGGAATTTGCCTTAAATGGGGGTAACCTTTGCAGTTACAATCATTTTTTGCCTAGGGGTGGTTGAAAATCCATTAGTTggttaataattcattattttcattttttgtggtgTGTGAACATTTTATGGATGGTTGTTGTCACTGCTGTCTAATTTGACAATATTTGCTGTAGGTGCGCAAGTGATCAATTCACATTCTTATGCCTCTGGTCCAAACACCAGTGGTCCTTCCATTGGACCTCCCCCTGTAATTGCAAACAAAGCTTCTGCAAACCAGCCAGCTGCGAATGAGGTTTATTTTGTTTGGGATGATGACGTGATGTCTGAGGTATTTCATATGTTTGAAGTTTTCCCCCTGTTAGTCTGAACTCTGTGGTTATAAATTGTTATCCATTATAATAATTTGTTTACCTCATTTAGGAGGAAAGAAGAATGTGATCAGGAAAGTATCAGGTTCATGATGTAACTAGCCAGGTAAGTTAAAACTACCTCTTTAACCTTTGGAGTTGGCTTGCGCATCTAACGAGATGGGTAGGTTTTATGTTTCATGTTTTCAGATACTGTTGTTTATGCGTTGTTACCTATTTAAAGAGGGATTTTTTCTGTATGATTTCCAATTTTTGCCCTAGTTCAAGAAAACAAAGCAGTTAGTGAAAGGTGATGTATGTGTCTATTAATCGGATAACTTTTAACTTTCTTTTCTGTCGTTGGATGGGCATGATATTTGGTTTTACTGAGATGCTCTGGTTTACTTGCCATTGCCACCTACAGTGTGGACGACAAATGATTCAAGTaggtatatgcatatatttttaTGCTGGTAGTTtagttattactattttgaCAAGCTTTATGGAAAGGACTCGAGGATTCTTCATCCTAGCGTCGTTCTCAGTTAAGAACAGTGTGTATGTAACTGCTGTTCTTGAAATCCTTAATTTTTGTAGTTCGAGCTCTCCCTGTGCTTAAACTGAAAGCTAGGGGGGGTATGAGTGGAACAAGATGATACCCAACAGAATTTTTGCTATTTGTAGCATCCTTGCAATTTATTTTGACAGTCGAACAGTGAACTCAGACTTTTGGCCCAGGTCAGCTTCTTTTGCAAAGTTTGGTATCTCCATTGTAGGATGAAGCTTTAAAATATATGGTATGTCCAAGTGATTGGTAGTTATGGTTCCCATCTGATCATCGCTACTGTTGTTGAATGTTTCAGATGAGCTCGGTTGATGCAGCTATAGATAAAAGGATATCAGAAAGCAGGCTTGTTTTAGATCAACTGCACTCTGCACTGACATTTAAACAGCAAGGATTCCTGGTCTGATTCTTACATTGCATGATGTGGTATAAAAAAGAGTTGTAttctttgcaagaaattgaatTAGAAGGAAAGTCATTCTTTAATTGTGAAGTAAGACGTCTGGAGAAGGAGcataacttttcttttttttttttttttgcctcgtttttcttttttcctcttttggtAAACATTTTCAGGAGTACTTGGGCACTTGGCAAAAGAAATTGTAGCCCATTAGGATTCTGACATAAAATGGAGACTTTCTTTTCCCCTCTTGTTGATTTGCAATTTCATAAATTTTCCTAAACATTTGTTCTTATTTTGTTGGTTTGAGTCATAACTACTGTCTTTATGAGCCTTAACAGAGCGCACAGTTGGAAATACAAAAATCAATCCGACCAACAACTTGTAAGAAATTATGCAAAAATCGGAGCACACGGGACATATGGGTAACCACCACTGAAAAGAGTCTTAACCAATTGGGTTATATCCCCTAGTTGATAACCCAATATATCATGGGAGAGAGACGCGGCCTCTCATTTTTTGATAAGTCAGTGgtaattaattttattgaa is a genomic window of Tripterygium wilfordii isolate XIE 37 chromosome 16, ASM1340144v1, whole genome shotgun sequence containing:
- the LOC119980872 gene encoding switch-associated protein 70-like isoform X1, which translates into the protein MYFSEGFEDSIDTYFNFDDDHDKESNSEGDSGWPKQVIINPLVGTQEIKYPISQHQAIHDQAAGPSSKKRKGTPLEDDDEKKKRKRAADKKSRDKKREYYKGIEGEQQATKSKMKALESENESLNKEKNLMDQKLQISATQIEQLSSEIKRSNQTIGDLQQKLDAMHWNQEHVEKMEEELRQLKTKTNKLERTKESLTKKLQAEANNTMELQSKIDILNAKMRKQQQFVDLYTNGLNHNQELPMEQEQLGQEENGRLGFMGDGRRPITIGDMQEVKSMMMRMMAQIEQLYQKVDAPETPNPPSQSG
- the LOC119980872 gene encoding switch-associated protein 70-like isoform X3 encodes the protein MYFSEGFEDSIDTYFNFDDDHDKQRNSEGDSGWPNQVIINPPVGTQEIEDPISQHQAIHDQAAGPCSKKRKGTPLDDDEKKKRKRAADKKSRDKKREYYKGIEGEQQATKSKMKALESENESLNKEKNLMDQKLQISATQIEQLSSEIKRSNQTIGDLQQKLDAMHWNQEHVEKMEEELRQLKTKTNKLERTKESLTKKLQAEANNTMELQSKIDILNAKMRKQQQFVDLYTNGLNHNQELPMEQEQLGQEENGRLGFMGDGRRPITIGDMQEVKSMMMRMMAQIEQLYQKVDAPETPNPPSQSG